In the genome of Budorcas taxicolor isolate Tak-1 chromosome 7, Takin1.1, whole genome shotgun sequence, the window TAAGAAAGATAAAGTGGTCCAGGAAAAGAGAACCATATGTGACAGAAGGAGAAATCACATAAaggacaaaaaagaatgaaaatcttaTCTAGCAATTAAGGTATTACGGGTTGGGAGAATGATGTCTAACTTTGTTTTTGGAATTTCAGGGCCTGCTTGGATGGGGTTATTACTTGATAATGCTTCCGTTCCGGTTTACCTATTATACAATACTTGATATATTTAGGTACGTACCTTTGTATCCATGTGTTTAGTAGCAACAGGGTAGACTTTGGAGCAGAAACAGATCAGAATAAGGTTTATGCTCTTATAAATTTTGACTTGCCAGTTTATCGTCATATTGAGTACCTTTCCTAAAGTATTTCATAtagcatgaaaatattttcagtttttcgaACGTAACAACAGATTTTACCATTTTCACAAATGAGTCTGCCTATATTTATTGTATCCTCCCTATCCCACCATGTTTTCCCCCTACATTCCCCAGTTAGTCTTCACACCCTTTCTGTTCCAACCTTTGTTACCTTTGCTAGCTTCACACTCCTTGTTAAGTTTCACCCAAATGCATCTTACAACTCATAATTCCAACAGATTGACTTGCTCTGAAATGACCCATTTTTCCCCAGATTCCTCCTATAACAGTTTCACTGTTCTAGACACCCCTTCTTTACATTTCCCTTTGTCTTGGCAACCCATAGGTTGCTGGCACTGTAACCCTTCCACGTGTGTGTACATCCTTGCTTCACACCTTCACTTTTCTTCTCACTTCCTTCTTTTACCGTTTGGAGAGCTCAGCACAAGAAGCTACAGAAAGACTGCAAAACGTCAGGGGACCCAAGGTGCACATCAGACTTGAGTGTCTGATCTAGAACTCAGTGATAGATGAATCCACACCTAATCTTTATGGAGAACTAGAATGTTTATGGGCATCCAGGCCAATAACTGTAGCCTTGTATGCATATAGCGCAACCTGTACCTGCCTCTGAATACAGGCTAATCTTTGCCTTACTCTAGGGAACAGAGCCTGAAGGTATGGACTGACCAGCTTCAGAGGTGCatgtaaaaatctttaaaatcatttgctatctctgttgttgtttttttttttttttaagctaattgTCCTAAATTGTGTTGGCCATTGGACTGTTTTGTGatgagaaaaaacaacaacaaaagataattaaaacctttatccattcattcataaaatttgaaaacttgGAGTAATAAGATAATCCTAAAATACTTGATTTCAGATAAAGTTATCAAAACATTAATCTTAAGGATTTCTAATCACTCCTCCACATACACagcttctttcttttgtttttaatttgctttggAATGTTTGTGTCAATGAGTTAGATTTGATTATTCAGGAGAAATTCCAAGTGACATTGTGTGTATATGGGGAATTTGTTAAGGGGATAAAGAACTGGCTTAGTATTTGCTAAGGAGAATATCATAGTGTAGTTAGCTTTTCTATGCTGAATCAAGTATATGAATATTGTTCACTTCCTTGGGGAAAAATATGCATGGCATGTGTTACTAATTTTAATGCAACTGTATCATCCAAGCAACTTGTTTAATGTTATGTAGCACCTTGACTTATCAAGCCTctgctcctttgctttttatgGAAACCCAAAGGATAAATAAATGGTATTGTACAAATGTGATAAGATGGGCTCTTCAGAAACAGATCTACCATCTTTAAACTTAAATAACTGCCAAGTCTTCAACTCTGCCAAGTGTTGTCTAGATCCATTTTATAACTTCCTCTATGGATGCTGTCAGCCGTAAATCACTGAGCAGAATTTACTTGCCCCATTGATGAGCAAGTAAATCGTGACTGCAAGTTTGGATTTGAAGTTCTTGTCCATAATCTGAATAGTTCGGGAATGTGGATTCATAACTCAAAATTCCAggagaacagaaaggaaagggagaggCAGGTAGAACAACCAGAAAGAGACAGCCCTGTTCTAGAACAGCACTATCtaacagaactttctgtgatgatggaaatgttgtGTATCTTCACTGTCTATTATGGAACCCATTAGCCACACATGgctgttgagcacttgaaatatggctaTTGTGAGTGATGAACTAAATTTTTTGATTGTATTGAATTAATTTTCTTGGTAATTTAGATAGCCATATGTGGCTCTTGGCTGCTGTTTTAGACAGTGCCATTACAAGAGTCTGAGGGCACAGCCTGACTCTTGACCTTTGTGGATATTGTGTCTTCCTTTCCCAGTTCTTTCAGTCCTAAATTTTTCTGCAAAAAGCACTTAATATTTGTTTACACCAGTGTTGAAATTTATAATCCTAGTAGTTTGCATTCTTCTTAAACAGGCAGTGGCACAGCTTGCTGCTTTGTGGCTTTGGAGCCAGACTGTATTCTCAGGTTTGATGGTCCACTCACAGGTGATTCACCTCCCCTTGCTGCCAAGCCTGTGGCTCTGTGTAGGAATCTTTACAAACTGGCCCACTCCGTGTGCACTACAGTAAGCCGATTCATGTGATATTTATTCCTTCCTCCCCAGGTTTGCTCTTCGTTTTATACGGCCTGACCCTCGCAGCCGGGTCACTGATCCCGTTGGGGACATTGTTTCATTTATGCACTCTTTTGAAGAGAAATATGGGAGGGCACACCCTGTCTTCTACCTGGGAACGTACAGCCAGGTCAGTGCCACAAACCATATAGATGCCAATTTATTGATATGGTTCTATCCTCAAAGGAAAGCATAGGCCAGCATTGATCATGTCATTCTTTTATTCAAAACCTTTAAATGACTTTTTAtagcttatacacacacacacacacacacacacacacacacacaaaaacaagccCTTTAGCTGGGCCCTCTTTGATCTAATCCCAACCTCTTTTGAGGTCTTTCCTGCATAACTTGTTTCCCTGTACCATAGGTTCCAGCTAAACAATCCCCTTAACACACTCTGTAACGTCCCACCTCTGTGCCTTTGCTTTTACTTTACTGTTTCCTCTATCTGGAATGCCTTCCTCACATTTTTGTTAACTGGAATCTTGCCCATCCTTCACCAGCTCGTGTCTCTCCCCTTTCGTACCTTTCCTGATTGCTGAACTCTACCCTGCCTACTTATAGACTAAAATAGTCTTGTATTttcatagtgtttttttttttttcttatagcagTCACAGTCTTCCTTATTGTATAGTTGTTTGTGTTCATGTCTTATCTCCTGTACAGACTATAAGCTCCTTGTAGGCAAAGCCTAAGTCTTCTTGGATCCCTCACAGAACTGAATAAAGGCATAGACCATAGACTCAAGGCAGCACATCTCATTTAACCCAAGCAACACACACCTTTGACTGTTTTTATCTCTCAGGGGGCGAAGACTAGTAGGAGTTCTGTGGGTATTGGGCATACCCCTACTTCACCAGAAACAAATGTAGAAGTAGCGTGGTGGGCATGTGCCTAAGAGTGGTTCTGTTCTGCAGCCTCCAGGATTCCTGAATCTatctggaaaaggagaaaaatgctgACTCTTGCTTCCTGTGTGATTCTCCCAcatcttatttttctcactgGCTGCTCCCACCCCACTCAGTAAGCcttaagcacctactatatgccacaCGTTGTGCTCAATGCTAGAGATACATTTGTGAATGAGATGGGACCTCTCATAGACCCTCTTTGCTGTGATCCTGAGGGTAGACCACTATTGGTCGTTCAGGAAATCTCAATTGAATTGTAATGTGTCCAGGAGTCTACAAATGAAAAAGCATACACAGGAATCTGGGACACTTGCCTTGTTTTTGAAGATCTTTTAAAACTCATGCTCTTTAAAATGCCCTTGGGTCCCTCATTTTCTCATCCGTTTGGCATGTGGCAAGGGATCCAGCTTATCTTCACAGTATTTATTATGCtgtagctgctgctactgctgctaagtcacttcagtcgtgtccgactctgtgcgaccccatagacggcagcccaccaggctccccaatccctgggattctccaggcaagaacactggagtgggttgccatttccttctccaatgcatgaaagtgaaaagtgaaagtgaagtcgctcagtcgtgtcctactcttagcgaccccatggactgcagcccaccaggctcctccgtccatgggattttctaggcaagagtactggagtagggtgccattgccttctccgttatgcTGTAGCTATAAAGTGACAAAATTCTCGTCTCCTTTTTCAGGTCAGATTCTCCTGTTTTTATCTTCCTTTAGACTGTGGGAACAGCTGACTTTTCTGTGATTACATGGGGCTTTTTTCTGTCAGGCTGCTTATTCTTTATTCTCACTTGCCTAATAGAATTTAAATCCTAACAACACTAAAAACTTTTTCACTGAAGCTTATTAGCATATGGACTTTCTATTGGGAGAGGAgtgccaagggtgtgaagatagAAGCCCAGGAGTTTTCTGCTTTTCTTGCTTAccttctttccttatttcttcttttgttcctAAATACATAGCTGTATCCATTAGGATCTTTATCCTAATTAAAAGTGTGAGGCACAGTCATCATCATAATTAGTGATCTTCTGTTTCTCACAGGCACTTAATGATGCCAAACGGGAGCTTCGCTTTCTTTTGGTTTATCTTCATGGAGATGATCACCAGGACTCTGATGAATTCTGTCGGTAAGtggattgttttttttcttcctcttttctgatCTTATCTGCTGATAGTTGTGGAAAGCAAGTTCCTCTTATGTCATTTTCATCCCTCTCCACAGCAACACACTCTGTGCACCAGAAGTTATTTCACTAATAAACACTAGGATGCTCTTCTGGGCATGCTCCACAAACAAACCTGAGGGATACAGAGGTAAgttgtgtggggtttttttcctcATTGAAATTGTTAGAATATCTTTCAGATAATCTGGACAGACATGCCATTTATCGCATGACTATTCTGTGGCCAACCAAACCTCTCAGCAGTCACAAGAGATGGGGATTGTATTACCTCCACTGTATAGTTTGGGTATTTAAGCTGCTGGCCCAGGATCATACAGTTAGCAAGTTTTGGAGCACACTCAGGTCTGTCAGACTCTAGCCCACTTATTACAGTTAACCATTGCCAgaacctgttttgttttttaaaatacccaGTCCTGGCCAGCAACTTGCCTTTAATCTTAGTGGGCTTTTTACCAGAGAGTTTATTCTTGGCATTAGCAATTTTACCAGAGCTTCTTGCACAGTGAAATAGTTGTTTGAGTATGTTGAGTGCCCATAGGGGTTCAGAAAGCTCAGATCTTTACTGACTGTAACtaactcttgctgctgctgctgctgctgctgctgctgctgctgctgctaagtcacttcagtcgtgtctgactctgtgcgaccccatagacagcagcccaccaggctccccccatccctgggattctccaggcaagaacactaaagtgggttgccatttccttctccaatgcatgaaagtgaaaagtcgaagtgaagtcgctcagtcatgtctgactcttagtgaccccatggactgcagcccaccaggctcctccatctatgggattttccaggcaagagtactggagtggggtgccattgccttctccgaactaacTCTTAACTGGAGGTAAATATCTTTAGAAGTCAGTGTAAGATATATCAGCTTCCCTGGTCGCAGAgtcggtaaagaatatgcctgaagtgcaggagacccaggtttgatccctgagtcgggaagatcccctggataaggaaatggcaacccactccagtgttcttgcctggagaatcccatggacagaggagcttggcaggctatagtccatgaggtcacaagagttggacataacttagcaactaaaccaccataagATATAAAGGCATCTAGTAAAGGAAAACAGTTTACTTTGCAGCTACTTCTGTTCAGCAACTTTTGAGTATATATTGGCATACAGGTTCTGTGCTAAATCCTGAGAACCAAAGATGCAGTAGATGGTTCGTCTGCATCCTGGAATCCGAGTTGTTGTTCCTAATTGTTTTTTAAACAGCTGATAAGTCCTTGCATATTTGACATTCTAATATGGCTTTGGAGATGAGCAGTGATAGAAGGAGACTAAGGATATTTTTATAGAAGCTTaaaatctcttcttttcaaaTCATAAGGTAAAACTGTTACGGTACAATCTTGATTATTTGGAGGACCAACTTTCTAAGCTTGTTCAGAATAGGAAAGCTAgcccttttttttaattgggtagcATGTATAGGACATAGGAAAAGGGGATAAGGAAGGGATTggataaaaggaacaaaagataGGGAAGATGATGGTTGAGATCATCACCAGTAACAGAAAACTGGAGAGTTACAGCCTTGGCCTCTTTAGGCTTGACCCCAACCAGCACAAAGGAAGATTATTATAATAAGCAGTAGCCAGAGTCCTTGTATATCCTTTTTGCTCTGTCAAATAGACATTGTCCTTGAACTCTGCAGGCTGCTCTGGCATCATCATGACAACAACACCCCACCAGAAAAGCCTGTCCTCCTCTAATCAGACTGATTGGACATAGGAACATGaatatataacaacaacaacaacaaaaagattgaGAAAGTAGGGGAGGAAAAAAGGTAGGCAGGGAATAAATGACACCTCCACTGTTTCCCAGTTGAGACTAAAGCAGTTATCTCTTGCTTGTTGTGTGAACTCTTAAGATAATTATTCTGTTTTATCCCTAAGTCCTGCCCTTGATTTTTTGGATCTTCTTTCTGTCAGTCTCACAGGCTTTAAGAGAAAATACCTATCCATTCTTGGCCATGATTATGTTGAAGGATCGGAGGATGACTGTGGTAGGACGTCTAGAAGGCCTCATTCAGCCTGATGACCTCATTAACCAGCTGACATTTATCATGGACGCAAATCAGACTTACCTGGTGTCTGAACGCCTAGAGAGGTACAGGGGAGTTCCTCTCTAGAACTGAGAGACCAGCTGCAGACGTGGGTGCCTTACCTGGGGCTTCACAAATCCTGGCTTCTTCTCAGTGTTAGGCAACTTCAAAAGCCTTCTCcatttaatgttaaaatattcatatatggATACTTTGACCTAAATAACTCCATCAGATCATTTGTCCTTGGAGATGTCATTCAAAATAAAGACTCTGTGCTCAGGATTATAAATCATGTCATTTAAAATAGCTGAGCATGATATAAAGaacttaaatataaaaactgaGGAATGGTTATAACTCCCCCCCCCATCGTACAAGTAATATCCAGGAATTAATGTAGAAAattcaggaaacacagaaaagcacaaagaagaaattttaaataattcataatCCCTACCACCACTTCAACATTCTgggatattttcttttaattttacagacacacacaacacTCTACATAGATACCCaatttttcagagagaaaaagaaatataccaaaatgttaGTGTTTCCTTTTTGATTAGTAGAACTCTGAATAAggtgtttctgtatttttcaaatctgCTAAAATATCTGTATCGTTTTTTGGTTTTATAAAAGCAACATATACGAAAATGCAGTTACCTGAGAAGGTATTTACCTATAAAATATGATATTGATGATCATTTGATGGCAATAATACTGAGTTACTTCTGTTAGGATTGGGGGAAAAGGATAgttttacatgaaaaaaagagatggaaagctcgccatttctttttctgccaaaTTAAATTAAGAGACAGTGCATTTAGATTCTGCTTGCTTTCTTTGTACTCTCTCATGATAGTGTGAAATAGTTATCTGCCGAGATTGTCAACCTTTTTAACCCCCTGAAAAATTTCAGTATAAGGAAATGCAGGGCTTTGTGAGATTTACCTTTTCCTTTTATGCTTTTGATCTGTCCACAGGGAAGAACGAAACCAGACCCAGGTGCTGAGACAGCAACAGGATGAGGCCTACTTGGCCTCTCTCAGAGCTGaccaggaaaaagagagaaagaagcgaGAGGAGCGAGAACGGAAGAGGCGGAAGGAGGAAGAGGTGCAACAGCAGAAGCTGGCAGAAGAGAGGCGGCGGCGGGTGAGGAGCCTGTCTCTGCTTCTGGTGACTCCCAGACTGGTCTTTTCTTAAGTGTGAAAGGAAAAAACTAGATGATAGGATTGTGGATGATTTAAATTCTCCGTGCCATTTTAATATTTACTACATTTTTCacaaaaagtattttctttaaagtttattaaaacaaatataagagTAAGTATAAAGGTTATGTAAAACAACTCTGTTCCATGAAAAGGAAGCATAAACAGATAGTAAACAGTTCAATATGCTAATTCACAGCAGTAGTGTTTAAACATTCAGGTACCAGGGTTAGCTCATCTGACATTTAATTCATGATCTTGTTTCATCATTGCATATTGCTGCTTGATTATAGCCAGTATCTTTCAGTCCTTCCCTTTTTTCTACCAGTTGCATACCTTAACAGTCAATCAGTAATACATGTGATGCAGTGGTGTGtaagcaaataaatataatttaaagtgAGGTGTTTCTGACTCTTGCCAAGAAGCTTTTTTCCTGATACTCTCTAGTAAACCTATGATATGATCGtatttcttgtttccttgttCCCTAGTTGGAACCATAGTCTCACCTTTGCTTTGTGTCTCTACAGAATTtacaagaggagaaggaaaggaagttgGAGTGTCTGCCCCCGGAGCCTTCCCCTGATGACCCTGAAAGTgtcaaaatcattttcaaattacCCAATGATTCTCGAGTAGAGAGACGA includes:
- the FAF2 gene encoding FAS-associated factor 2 isoform X1, with product MAAPEERDLTQEQTEKLLQFQDLTGIESMDQCRHTLEQHNWNIEAAVQDRLNEQEGVPSVFNPPPSRPLQVNTADHRIYSYVVSRPQPRGLLGWGYYLIMLPFRFTYYTILDIFRFALRFIRPDPRSRVTDPVGDIVSFMHSFEEKYGRAHPVFYLGTYSQALNDAKRELRFLLVYLHGDDHQDSDEFCRNTLCAPEVISLINTRMLFWACSTNKPEGYRVSQALRENTYPFLAMIMLKDRRMTVVGRLEGLIQPDDLINQLTFIMDANQTYLVSERLEREERNQTQVLRQQQDEAYLASLRADQEKERKKREERERKRRKEEEVQQQKLAEERRRRNLQEEKERKLECLPPEPSPDDPESVKIIFKLPNDSRVERRFHFSQSLTVIHDFLFSLKESPEKFQIEANFPRRVLPCLPSEEWPNPPTLQEAGLSHTEVLFVQDLTDE
- the FAF2 gene encoding FAS-associated factor 2 isoform X2 produces the protein MVNTEDLTGIESMDQCRHTLEQHNWNIEAAVQDRLNEQEGVPSVFNPPPSRPLQVNTADHRIYSYVVSRPQPRGLLGWGYYLIMLPFRFTYYTILDIFRFALRFIRPDPRSRVTDPVGDIVSFMHSFEEKYGRAHPVFYLGTYSQALNDAKRELRFLLVYLHGDDHQDSDEFCRNTLCAPEVISLINTRMLFWACSTNKPEGYRVSQALRENTYPFLAMIMLKDRRMTVVGRLEGLIQPDDLINQLTFIMDANQTYLVSERLEREERNQTQVLRQQQDEAYLASLRADQEKERKKREERERKRRKEEEVQQQKLAEERRRRNLQEEKERKLECLPPEPSPDDPESVKIIFKLPNDSRVERRFHFSQSLTVIHDFLFSLKESPEKFQIEANFPRRVLPCLPSEEWPNPPTLQEAGLSHTEVLFVQDLTDE